Proteins found in one Quercus robur chromosome 2, dhQueRobu3.1, whole genome shotgun sequence genomic segment:
- the LOC126715798 gene encoding putative xyloglucan endotransglucosylase/hydrolase protein 13, with translation MAFSPSNASVGLQISLLLSFFTAAFAGPFLDSFDYNWGQSNSQILNKGDLLTLSLTKECGSGFVSKNQYVYAKIDMNIKLVAGNSAGTVTAYYLSSQGQYHDEIDFEFLGNLSGDPYILHTNVFCHGQGNREQQFYLWFDPTADFHTYTILWNTQAIFFYVDGIPIREFKNLESSGIPFPSYQPMKLYSSIWDADNWATRGGLVKIDWTQAPFTASYTNFNDKNACVSYYGTITSCNTPNSNLNNNGWLWQTLDYSDQGKLKWVQDNYMIYNYCTDSKRFPQGFPPECYVNKY, from the exons ATGGCTTTTAGTCCTTCAAATGCTTCGGTGGGGCTGCAAATATCTCTGCTGCTTAGCTTTTTCACGGCTGCATTTGCTGGTCCATTCCTCGATTCCTTTGACTATAATTGGGGACAGAGTAATTCTCAGATACTCAACAAAGGAGACCTCCTTACGCTCTCCCTTACCAAGGAATGTGGGTCAGGCTTCGTGTCCAAGAATCAGTATGTTTATGCAAAGATTGACATGAATATCAAGCTTGTTGCTGGCAATTCTGCTGGAACTGTCACTGCCTACTAT CTGTCCTCACAAGGGCAATACCATGATGAGATAGACTTTGAATTCCTGGGAAACCTAAGTGGTGATCCTTACATCCTTCACACAAATGTCTTCTGCCATGGCCAGGGCAATAGAGAACAGCAATTCTACCTTTGGTTCGATCCCACTGCTGATTTCCACACCTACACCATCCTGTGGAATACCCAAGCAATTTT CTTCTATGTAGATGGCATCCCCATTAGAGAGTTCAAGAACCTTGAGTCAAGTGGTATTCCTTTCCCAAGTTACCAGCCAATGAAACTATACTCTAGTATTTGGGATGCTGATAACTGGGCAACAAGAGGTGGACTTGTCAAGATAGATTGGACCCAAGCACCCTTCACTGCATCCTATACGAATTTCAATGACAAGAATGCTTGTGTTTCATATTATGGTACCATAACTTCTTGCAATACTCCAAATTCTAACCTCAACAACAATGGTTGGCTCTGGCAGACGCTTGATTACAGTGACCAGGGGAAGCTGAAATGGGTTCAGGACAATTACATGATCTACAATTACTGTACAGATTCAAAGCGCTTTCCTCAAGGGTTTCCTCCAGAATGTTATGTCAACAAGTACTAG
- the LOC126715796 gene encoding probable xyloglucan endotransglucosylase/hydrolase protein 23, with the protein MAFSPSNASAGLQISLLLSFFMAAFAGPFLDSFDYNWGQSNSQILNNGDLLTLSLTKESGSGFVSKNQYVYAKIDMNIKLVAGNSAGTVTAYYLSSQGQYHDEIDFEFLGNLSGDPYILHTNVYCHGQGDKEQQFYLWFDPTADFHTYTILWNTQAIFFYVDGIPIREFKNLESSGIPFPSYQPMKLYSSIWDADNWATRGGLVKIDWTQAPFTASYTNFNDKNACVSYYGTITSCNTPNSNLNNNGWLWQTLDYSDQGKLKWVQDNYMIYNYCTDSKRFPQGFPPECYVNNKY; encoded by the exons ATGGCTTTTAGTCCTTCAAATGCTTCGGCGGGGCTGCAAATATCTCTGCTGCTTAGCTTTTTCATGGCTGCATTTGCTGGTCCATTCCTCGATTCCTTTGACTATAATTGGGGACAGAGTAATTCTCAGATACTCAACAACGGAGACCTCCTTACGCTCTCCCTTACCAAGGAAAGTGGGTCAGGCTTCGTGTCCAAGAATCAGTATGTTTATGCAAAGATTGACATGAATATCAAGCTTGTTGCTGGCAATTCTGCTGGAACTGTCACTGCCTACTAT CTGTCCTCACAAGGGCAATACCATGATGAGATAGACTTTGAATTCCTGGGAAACCTAAGTGGTGATCCTTACATCCTTCACACAAATGTCTACTGCCATGGCCAGGGCGATAAAGAACAGCAATTCTACCTTTGGTTCGATCCCACTGCTGATTTCCACACCTACACCATCCTATGGAATACCCAAGCAATTTT CTTCTATGTAGATGGCATCCCCATTAGAGAGTTCAAGAACCTTGAGTCAAGTGGTATTCCTTTCCCAAGTTACCAGCCAATGAAACTATACTCTAGTATTTGGGATGCTGATAACTGGGCAACAAGAGGTGGACTTGTCAAGATAGATTGGACCCAAGCACCCTTCACTGCATCCTATACGAATTTCAATGACAAAAATGCTTGTGTTTCATATTATGGTACCATAACTTCTTGCAATACTCCAAATTCTAACCTCAACAACAATGGTTGGCTCTGGCAGACGCTTGATTACAGTGACCAGGGGAAGCTGAAATGGGTTCAGGACAATTACATGATCTACAATTACTGTACAGATTCAAAGCGCTTTCCTCAAGGGTTTCCTCCAGAATGTTACGTCAACAACAAGTACTAG
- the LOC126715797 gene encoding probable xyloglucan endotransglucosylase/hydrolase protein 23: MASFSLIRSSCPLVVIMASSLMLAFAGNFYQDFDLTWGDGRAQILNNGELLTLSLDKASGSGFNSKNEYLFGKIDMQLKLVSGNSAGTVTAYYLRSEESLWDEIDFEFLGNLSGDPYIVHTNIFSQGKGNREQQFYLWFDPTADFHTYSILWNPQRIILSVDGTPIREFKNLESIGVPFPKNQSMKIHSSLWNADDWATRGGLVKTDWTQAPFTASYRNFSASACVWSSGASSCSSTSPSTSGSNAWLSEQMDSTSQERLQWVQKNYMIYNYCTDTKRFPQGLPPECTAANTS; the protein is encoded by the exons ATGGCTTCTTTCTCTTTAATTCGTTCATCTTGTCCGCTAGTTGTGATAATGGCTAGCTCTCTGATGTTGGCTTTTGCGGGTAATTTCTACCAAGACTTTGACCTTACATGGGGAGATGGCCGAGCTCAGATACTCAACAATGGAGAGCTTCTTACTCTCTCCCTTGACAAAGCCTCTGGCTCTGGTTTCAACTCCAAGAATGAGTATCTGTTTGGCAAGATTGATATGCAACTCAAGCTTGTTTCTGGTAACTCTGCTGGCACCGTGACTGCCTACTAT CTACGCTCAGAAGAATCATTGTGGGATGAGATAGACTTTGAATTTTTGGGCAACCTAAGCGGTGATCCATACATTGTTCACACAAATATATTCAGCCAAGGCAAAGGCAACAGAGAGCAGCAATTCTACCTATGGTTTGACCCCACCGCTGATTTCCACACCTATTCCATTCTTTGGAATCCCCAACGCATCAT CTTATCTGTAGATGGCACTCCCATTAGAGAGTTCAAGAACTTGGAGTCAATTGGCGTTCCATTTCCAAAAAACCAGTCCATGAAGATACACTCAAGCCTCTGGAATGCTGATGATTGGGCCACAAGGGGTGGACTCGTGAAGACAGATTGGACACAAGCTCCTTTCACAGCTTCCTATAGAAACTTCAGTGCAAGTGCTTGTGTTTGGTCCTCCGGGGCATCTTCTTGTAGTTCAACTTCACCTTCCACCTCGGGTAGCAATGCTTGGCTCTCCGAACAGATGGACTCAACAAGCCAAGAGAGGCTCCAGTGGGTGCAAAAGAATTACATGATATACAACTACTGCACAGACACTAAGCGATTTCCTCAAGGCCTTCCTCCAGAATGCACTGCCGCAAACACGTCCTAA